A genome region from Populus alba chromosome 3, ASM523922v2, whole genome shotgun sequence includes the following:
- the LOC118037967 gene encoding peroxisome biogenesis protein 2, producing MAALNLRQPPPEDEWVHTYLKLLPQWKPLALSQQSMIPISISRVNQFDAARLDIEMSAMLKEQLVKVFSLMKPGMLFQYEPELDAFLEFLIWRFSIWVDKPTPGNALMDLRYRDERAMESRGKVRTGLEGPGLTIAQKIWYCIATVGCQYTWARLQSFSAFRRWGDSEQRPLARRAWILIQRVEGLYKAASFGNLLIFLYTGRFRNLIERVLQARLVYGSPNMNRAVSFEYMNRQLVWNEFSEMLLLLLPLLNSSSVKKFLSPFSKDKSSSSKVDDDTCPICQAIPTIPFLSLPCQHRYCYYCLRTRCAAAPSFRCTRCGEPVVAMQRHGGLASNTHPNQ from the exons atggctgCTCTTAATCTTCGACAACCACCACCGGAGGATGAATGGGTTCACACTTATCTAAAATTGCTTCCTCAATGGAAACCTCTTGCTCTTTCTCAACAG TCAATGATACCGATTTCAATATCTAGAGTTAATCAATTTGATGCTGCGAGATTGGACATTGAAATGTCAGCTATGTTAAAGGAACAATTGGTTAAGGTCTTTTCTCTAATGAAG CCAGGGATGTTATTTCAATATGAGCCGGAACTTGATGCTTTCCTTGAGTTTCTCATTTGGAGGTTCTCTATCTGGGTAGATAAGCCTACTCCAGGAAATGCTCTCATGGACCTGAGGTACAGAGATGAACGTGCAATGGAATCAAGAGGAAAAG TTAGAACAGGTTTGGAAGGACCTGGACTGACCATTGCACAGAAAATTTGGTATTGCATTGCCACTGTTGGTTGTCAGTACACCTGGGCTCGCTTACAGTCATTCTCTGCTTTTCGTAGATGGGGTGATTCTGAACAG AGGCCACTGGCAAGGCGTGCATGGATTTTGATACAACGTGTCGAGGGACTTTATAAAGCTGCTTCATTTGGCAACCTACTAATATTTCTTTACACAGGACG ATTTAGAAACCTCATTGAAAGAGTCTTGCAAGCAAGGCTTGTCTATGGAAGCCCTAATATGAACCGAGCAGTTAGCTTTGAGTACATGAATCGCCAGTTAGTGTGGAATGAATTTTCG GAGATGTTGCTGCTGCTACTACCTCTTCTTAACTCCTCGTCtgttaaaaaatttcttagcCCATTTTCAAAGGATAAATCTTCAAGCTCCAAAGTAGATGATGATACTTGTCCAATTTGCCAGGCAATTCCAACAAttccatttctttctcttccctGTCAGCACAG GTACTGCTACTACTGCCTTAGAACACGATGTGCTGCAGCTCCATCATTCCGCTGTACCAGATGTGGCGAGCCAGTGGTTGCTATGCAGCGCCATGGCGGTTTAGCCAGTAATACACATCCGAACCAATGA